The Alphaproteobacteria bacterium genome contains a region encoding:
- a CDS encoding YbhN family protein: protein MQLASAVARIVRRTASWDGLAFVFSIGLVAAACVVLYRLLGNVDVEKFAAALRSIPPRAVITAFALIAASYVMLTFYDYFALRVIGHTHIPYRIAALTGFLAYTIGHNIGATVFSGGLVRYRMYRRWGLGLVDIAKIAFMTGLTFWLGNAVALGIGLIYAPDVASAISQLPAPINRAIAVGALAVIAAYLVWLVPRRRTIGRNGWTVTLPNAPLTLIQICIGIADLSLSALAMYVLVAAYAPVDVASATVAYVLGALLGFASHAPGNLGVFDAAMLLALPQVEKEQLLAALLIFRCLYFLIPFGVAVTSFGIRELWMSRARE, encoded by the coding sequence ATGCAGCTTGCTTCAGCGGTCGCGCGGATCGTTCGCCGGACAGCGAGCTGGGATGGCCTCGCCTTTGTCTTCAGCATCGGCCTTGTCGCGGCGGCCTGCGTCGTCCTCTACCGGTTGCTCGGCAATGTCGATGTCGAGAAATTCGCCGCCGCGCTGCGCTCGATCCCTCCGCGCGCGGTCATCACGGCGTTTGCCCTGATCGCCGCGAGCTACGTCATGCTCACCTTCTATGACTACTTCGCGCTGCGCGTGATCGGGCACACGCACATCCCGTATCGCATCGCCGCCCTCACCGGTTTCCTCGCCTACACCATCGGACACAACATCGGTGCAACGGTGTTCAGCGGCGGGCTGGTGCGCTACCGGATGTACCGGCGTTGGGGCCTTGGGCTCGTCGATATCGCCAAGATCGCCTTCATGACCGGGCTGACCTTCTGGCTCGGCAACGCCGTGGCGCTCGGCATCGGGCTCATCTACGCGCCGGACGTCGCGAGCGCCATCAGTCAGCTTCCCGCCCCCATCAACCGCGCCATTGCGGTTGGGGCGCTTGCGGTGATTGCCGCTTATCTCGTCTGGCTCGTGCCGCGTCGGCGCACGATCGGGCGCAACGGCTGGACCGTGACGCTGCCGAATGCACCGCTGACGCTGATTCAGATCTGCATCGGCATCGCCGACCTCAGCCTCTCGGCGCTTGCGATGTACGTGCTGGTTGCGGCCTACGCGCCGGTCGATGTTGCCAGCGCGACCGTCGCCTACGTGCTCGGCGCCTTGCTCGGATTTGCCAGCCATGCGCCGGGCAATCTCGGCGTCTTCGATGCCGCGATGCTGCTTGCCCTGCCGCAAGTCGAAAAGGAGCAGCTGCTCGCCGCGCTGCTGATCTTCCGCTGCCTTTATTTCCTGATCCCGTTCGGCGTCGCGGTTACGTCCTTCGGCATCCGCGAGCTGTGGATGTCGCGCGCGCGTGAGTGA
- a CDS encoding multidrug efflux SMR transporter: MIAGWFALLLAGALEIAWAYGLKHADGFTRFWPSIGTVAAIGLSFAFMALALRSIPFGAAYAVWCGIGVAGTAALEMLAFGEPADALRLFCLALIATGIVGLKLASS, from the coding sequence ATGATCGCAGGCTGGTTCGCGCTGCTCCTCGCGGGCGCGCTGGAGATCGCGTGGGCCTACGGCCTCAAGCACGCCGACGGGTTTACTCGCTTTTGGCCGAGTATCGGCACGGTCGCAGCCATCGGGCTGAGCTTCGCCTTCATGGCTCTCGCGCTTCGATCGATTCCGTTCGGCGCCGCCTATGCGGTCTGGTGCGGGATCGGGGTCGCCGGAACTGCGGCGCTGGAGATGCTCGCGTTCGGGGAACCGGCCGACGCGCTCCGGCTTTTCTGCCTGGCGCTGATCGCGACCGGGATCGTCGGCCTGAAACTCGCGAGTTCCTGA
- a CDS encoding UDP-2,3-diacylglucosamine diphosphatase yields the protein MNVNADLPLEPDQDGSVRVRTLFLSDIHLGTRGCQADKLLAFLRDYDAETIYLVGDIVDGWALRSSWYWPQSHNDVVQKLLRKARKGARMIYIPGNHDEFLRDYYGSHFGGIEVVEDATYVTADGRHYLVIHGDLFDVVIKHARWLALLGDKAYDFAIWLNTHFNAVRRMLGFTYWSLSRWAKLKVKNAVNFIGAFETALAKEARRRGAEGVICGHIHHPVIRPLEGLTYVNCGDWVESCTAVVEQFDGRLEIIDWTAMQASPAIVEAIGSESIQTMPVS from the coding sequence ATGAACGTCAACGCTGACTTGCCCCTCGAACCCGACCAGGACGGCTCGGTTCGCGTTCGCACCCTGTTTTTATCCGACATCCACCTTGGCACCCGCGGCTGCCAGGCCGACAAATTGCTCGCTTTTCTGCGCGACTATGATGCCGAGACGATCTACCTGGTCGGCGACATCGTCGACGGGTGGGCGCTGCGCTCGAGCTGGTATTGGCCGCAGAGCCATAACGACGTGGTCCAGAAGCTGCTGCGCAAGGCGCGCAAGGGCGCGCGGATGATCTACATTCCCGGCAACCACGACGAGTTCCTGCGCGACTATTACGGCAGTCACTTCGGCGGCATCGAGGTGGTCGAAGACGCCACGTATGTGACGGCCGACGGGCGGCACTATCTGGTCATTCATGGCGATCTTTTCGACGTGGTGATCAAGCACGCGCGCTGGCTCGCCCTGCTCGGCGACAAGGCCTACGATTTCGCGATCTGGCTCAACACGCATTTCAACGCCGTGCGCCGGATGCTCGGGTTCACCTACTGGTCGCTGTCGCGCTGGGCCAAGCTCAAGGTGAAGAACGCCGTGAACTTCATCGGCGCCTTCGAGACGGCGCTCGCCAAAGAGGCGCGCCGCCGCGGCGCCGAAGGGGTGATCTGCGGGCACATTCACCACCCGGTCATCCGCCCGCTCGAAGGTCTCACCTACGTGAATTGCGGCGACTGGGTGGAAAGCTGCACCGCGGTGGTCGAACAGTTCGACGGGCGGCTCGAAATCATCGACTGGACCGCGATGCAGGCGAGCCCCGCGATCGTCGAGGCTATTGGATCGGAGTCGATCCAGACAATGCCGGTCAGCTAG
- the asd gene encoding archaetidylserine decarboxylase (Phosphatidylserine decarboxylase is synthesized as a single chain precursor. Generation of the pyruvoyl active site from a Ser is coupled to cleavage of a Gly-Ser bond between the larger (beta) and smaller (alpha chains). It is an integral membrane protein.) has protein sequence MTMRSTLTNVFLQEDINFLLTNRIPRRMLTRFMGWFSKIEQPLVRDTSIVLWRLFSGLDLAEARKAKFRSVHDCFTRELKEGVRPINSNPQVVVSPCDAIVGAHGRIAGTELLQIKGFPYSLADLVGAPELVERHRDGLYVTLRLTSSMYHRFHAPHDCGVERVTYISGDTWNVNPIALRRIEKLFCKNERAVIETRLANGDLLTLVPVAAILVASIRLECLHGPLDLAYRGPNVMTCNARYRKGDEMGWFEHGSTIVMLAPAAWSFVESVQSGCIIRMGEPLFRTP, from the coding sequence ATGACAATGCGATCGACTCTCACAAACGTCTTCCTTCAGGAAGACATCAACTTCCTGCTCACCAACCGCATCCCGCGCCGCATGCTGACGCGCTTCATGGGATGGTTCAGCAAGATCGAGCAACCGCTCGTTCGCGACACATCGATCGTCCTGTGGCGGCTGTTCTCCGGTCTCGATCTTGCCGAAGCGCGCAAAGCCAAGTTCAGGAGCGTCCACGATTGTTTCACGCGGGAACTGAAGGAGGGCGTGCGGCCGATCAACAGCAATCCACAGGTCGTTGTCAGTCCATGCGATGCGATCGTCGGCGCGCACGGGCGGATCGCCGGGACCGAACTGCTGCAGATCAAGGGCTTTCCTTACAGTCTTGCGGACCTGGTCGGCGCGCCGGAGCTGGTCGAGCGCCACCGCGACGGCCTCTATGTTACGCTGCGCCTGACCTCGAGCATGTATCACCGCTTCCACGCGCCGCATGACTGCGGCGTCGAGCGCGTGACCTACATTTCCGGCGACACCTGGAATGTGAATCCGATCGCGCTGCGGCGGATCGAGAAGCTGTTCTGCAAGAACGAGCGCGCCGTGATCGAGACGCGCCTCGCGAACGGCGATCTGCTGACACTGGTGCCGGTCGCCGCGATCCTCGTCGCCTCGATCCGGCTCGAGTGTCTCCATGGCCCGCTCGATCTCGCCTATCGCGGCCCCAACGTGATGACCTGCAACGCCCGCTATCGGAAGGGCGACGAGATGGGATGGTTCGAGCATGGCTCGACCATCGTGATGCTTGCGCCGGCCGCGTGGTCGTTCGTCGAGAGCGTGCAGTCCGGCTGCATCATTCGCATGGGTGAGCCGCTTTTCCGCACGCCGTAG
- a CDS encoding glycosyltransferase family 1 protein → MRVLIATDAWHPQVNGVVRTLTSLAEAARGLGVPIEFLTPEGFRSIPLPTYANLRLAIPNGREIARRIDAANPDAIHIATEGPIGFAVRAYCRRRGRPFTTSYTTCFPEYIAARAPIPESWSYAVLRRFHSAATVTMVSTMSLMTELHSRGFENLSMWTRGVNTELFAPHRAVALGLPRPIFLTVGRVAVEKNLEAFLVLDLPGSKVVIGDGPQEAELKQRFPQATFLGLRKGVELAGLMAAADVFVFPSRTDTFGVVQLEALASGIPVAAFPVMGPRDVIGDQPIGVLDEDLRAACLGALKLPREACREFALTRSWTTSARQFIAHVGRVAVTPQPQIHAAPVPASAHG, encoded by the coding sequence ATGCGCGTGCTGATCGCGACCGATGCCTGGCATCCTCAGGTGAACGGTGTGGTGCGGACGCTGACCTCGCTGGCGGAAGCCGCGAGGGGCCTCGGCGTGCCGATCGAGTTCCTGACTCCCGAGGGGTTTCGGTCGATCCCGTTGCCGACCTATGCGAACCTTCGGCTTGCGATCCCGAACGGCCGTGAGATCGCGCGGCGTATCGACGCGGCGAACCCCGACGCGATCCACATCGCGACCGAGGGCCCGATCGGCTTTGCGGTGCGCGCCTATTGCCGGCGGCGCGGACGCCCGTTCACCACCAGCTACACGACGTGCTTCCCCGAATACATTGCGGCCCGGGCGCCGATCCCGGAATCCTGGAGCTACGCGGTGTTGCGGCGCTTCCATTCCGCCGCGACGGTGACGATGGTCTCGACCATGTCGCTGATGACGGAATTGCACAGCCGGGGTTTCGAGAACCTCAGCATGTGGACGCGCGGCGTCAACACCGAGCTGTTTGCGCCGCATCGCGCCGTCGCGCTCGGTCTGCCGCGGCCGATCTTTCTGACCGTCGGCCGCGTCGCGGTCGAGAAAAACCTCGAAGCGTTTCTGGTGCTCGACCTGCCGGGCTCCAAGGTCGTCATCGGCGACGGACCACAGGAAGCAGAGCTCAAGCAGCGATTCCCGCAAGCGACCTTCCTCGGCTTGCGAAAGGGCGTCGAGCTCGCCGGGCTGATGGCGGCGGCCGACGTGTTCGTATTCCCGAGCCGCACCGACACCTTCGGCGTGGTGCAGCTCGAGGCGCTCGCCAGCGGCATTCCGGTTGCGGCGTTTCCCGTGATGGGTCCGCGCGACGTGATCGGCGATCAGCCAATCGGCGTGCTCGACGAGGATCTGCGCGCGGCGTGCCTCGGCGCGCTCAAGCTGCCGCGCGAGGCGTGCCGCGAATTTGCGCTGACGCGCTCCTGGACGACGAGCGCGCGGCAGTTCATCGCGCATGTCGGCCGCGTCGCCGTCACGCCGCAGCCACAGATCCATGCCGCGCCGGTGCCTGCCTCGGCGCATGGGTAA
- a CDS encoding methyltransferase domain-containing protein produces the protein MAVALEIERNAVERAYDRWAPVYDLVFGPVFERGRRASLAAAERIGGRILEVGVGTGISLPDYSRRNRIVGVDISEAMLKKARDRVAEIGLQHVEALEVMDAERLNFPDDSFDVVVAQYVVTAVPNPEAALNEFARVLKPGGEIILLSRVGAEAGPRKAVEHFIAPAARKLGWRTEFPWERYGNWLVRSPQVYLIERRAMPPLGHFSLIRFGKHPAGAIEAQARLAAAV, from the coding sequence GTGGCGGTCGCCTTGGAGATCGAGAGAAATGCAGTCGAACGCGCCTATGACCGGTGGGCGCCGGTGTACGACTTGGTGTTCGGGCCGGTATTCGAGCGCGGACGCCGCGCCTCGCTCGCGGCGGCGGAGCGGATCGGCGGCCGCATCCTCGAGGTCGGCGTGGGCACCGGCATTTCGCTGCCGGACTACTCGCGCCGCAACCGCATCGTCGGCGTCGATATCTCCGAGGCCATGCTGAAAAAGGCGCGCGACCGCGTCGCCGAGATCGGCCTGCAGCATGTCGAGGCGCTCGAGGTCATGGACGCCGAGCGGCTGAATTTTCCCGACGATTCATTCGATGTCGTCGTTGCGCAGTATGTCGTGACTGCGGTGCCCAATCCGGAAGCGGCGCTGAACGAATTCGCACGCGTGCTCAAGCCCGGCGGCGAGATCATCCTCTTGAGCCGCGTCGGCGCCGAAGCGGGCCCTCGCAAGGCCGTCGAGCACTTCATCGCGCCGGCGGCGCGCAAGCTCGGCTGGCGCACCGAATTTCCGTGGGAGCGCTACGGCAACTGGCTGGTGCGCTCGCCGCAGGTCTACCTGATCGAGCGGCGCGCAATGCCGCCGCTCGGACACTTCTCGCTTATCCGTTTCGGAAAGCATCCGGCCGGCGCAATCGAGGCGCAGGCGCGCCTCGCCGCTGCCGTCTGA
- a CDS encoding aminotransferase class III-fold pyridoxal phosphate-dependent enzyme has protein sequence MDSRYTTFALYAFGAGALTTSLVKLKGRLALSRSKHRSLTGHVRMARRLAALVPFYEYDAHRFFRADDPPEKIALSREAGFCRLADQYRARFGATAELTDEIRDSVSDLQFTDTYKVPFQFSGYVRRHLKSGVFLQSSSGVKVTDLDGNEFYDLTGSYGVNLFGYDFYKQCIDRAVEQARGLGPVLGSYHPAVAYNVKRLREISGLDEVSFHMSGTEAVMQAVRLARYHTRRTHLVRFCGAYHGWWGDVQPGVGNPTTQRETYTLNDMSEDTLRVLATRRDIACVLVNPLQALHPNANAPSDSSLVDSGRSAHLDREAYAEWLRRLRQVCTSRGIVLIFDEIFLGFRVALGGAQDYFGVRADMVTYGKTLGGGFPVGVLCGRKDLMRRFRDDRPADICFARGTFNSHPYVMTAMEEFLRRLETSDIRSLYGNLDQVWDERTARLNEKLQQARLPVRLANLSSIWTVLYMQPARYNWMLQFYLRAEGLALSWIGTGRLIFSLNYTEADFNAVAERFIAAAKAMQQDGWWWADPAATNKTIRRKILREVLAHRLSRKRA, from the coding sequence ATGGATTCGCGCTATACGACCTTCGCGCTCTACGCCTTCGGCGCCGGCGCGCTCACCACATCGCTGGTCAAGCTCAAAGGCCGCCTTGCTCTGTCCAGGAGCAAGCACCGCTCGCTCACCGGGCACGTCCGGATGGCCCGCCGCCTTGCCGCGCTGGTGCCGTTCTACGAGTATGACGCGCATCGCTTCTTCCGCGCCGACGATCCCCCGGAAAAGATCGCGCTCAGCCGTGAGGCGGGCTTCTGCCGTCTTGCCGATCAGTACCGCGCACGCTTCGGCGCGACCGCCGAGCTGACGGACGAGATCAGGGACAGCGTCTCCGACCTGCAATTCACCGATACCTACAAGGTGCCGTTCCAGTTCAGCGGTTACGTGCGCCGGCACCTCAAGTCCGGCGTATTCCTGCAGTCCTCGTCCGGCGTGAAGGTCACCGACCTCGACGGCAACGAGTTCTACGACCTGACCGGCTCGTACGGCGTCAACCTGTTCGGCTACGACTTCTACAAGCAATGCATCGACCGCGCCGTCGAGCAGGCGCGCGGTCTCGGGCCGGTGCTCGGCTCTTACCATCCGGCGGTCGCCTACAACGTGAAACGGCTGCGCGAGATCTCCGGGCTGGACGAAGTCTCGTTCCACATGTCCGGCACCGAAGCCGTGATGCAGGCGGTACGGCTTGCGCGCTATCACACGCGCCGTACCCATCTGGTGCGCTTCTGCGGCGCCTATCACGGCTGGTGGGGCGACGTGCAGCCCGGCGTCGGCAATCCCACGACGCAGCGCGAGACCTACACGCTCAACGACATGTCGGAGGACACGCTTCGTGTCCTTGCAACGCGCCGGGATATCGCCTGCGTGCTGGTCAACCCGCTGCAGGCGCTGCACCCCAACGCCAATGCGCCGAGCGACTCGTCCCTGGTCGACAGCGGCCGCAGCGCGCATCTCGACCGCGAGGCTTATGCCGAATGGCTGCGCCGTCTTCGCCAGGTGTGCACGAGCCGCGGCATTGTGCTGATCTTCGATGAGATCTTCCTCGGCTTCCGTGTCGCGCTCGGCGGCGCGCAGGACTATTTCGGCGTTCGCGCCGACATGGTCACCTACGGCAAGACGCTGGGCGGCGGATTTCCCGTCGGCGTGCTGTGCGGCCGCAAGGACCTGATGCGCCGCTTCCGCGACGACCGGCCGGCCGACATCTGCTTCGCGCGCGGCACCTTCAATTCCCATCCCTATGTGATGACCGCGATGGAGGAATTCCTGCGGCGGCTGGAGACCTCGGACATCCGCTCGCTCTACGGCAACCTCGACCAGGTCTGGGACGAGCGCACCGCGCGGCTGAACGAGAAGCTGCAGCAGGCGCGCCTGCCGGTGCGCCTCGCCAATCTGTCCTCGATCTGGACCGTGCTCTACATGCAGCCGGCGCGCTACAACTGGATGCTCCAGTTCTACCTGCGCGCCGAAGGCCTCGCGCTGAGCTGGATCGGCACCGGCCGCCTGATCTTCAGCCTCAACTACACCGAGGCCGATTTCAACGCGGTCGCGGAGCGTTTCATCGCCGCCGCCAAAGCGATGCAGCAGGACGGCTGGTGGTGGGCCGATCCTGCCGCAACGAACAAGACGATCCGGCGCAAGATCCTGCGGGAAGTCCTCGCACATCGCTTGTCGCGGAAACGGGCCTGA
- a CDS encoding S9 family peptidase yields MVRGLTGLCACLIALVLADSGPAAAQSARPPLAATAPPVARKVPHVVEAFGRRRVDDYDWMRNTRDLLPYLVAENAYADARLARLRPLIEKLEAEGSRRADDSEETPDFAENGYVYQRRTAAGARFPVMTRRKEGSDAAPQVVLDIESLGAGHQQYDLNGFAMSPDGNLVAFAVDFTGGRQHQLFIRDIATGEVRATAIANADSELAFSTDSKQLFYLRTEAGTVRANQLWRHTVGTDASADKLLYEEADPTYELHLEKSKSGRFILLTSATQRSSEVRTLSADRPDDPLTVMEPRRRGVFYVADHVADRFYIRTNLGAPDFRVVVAPEAEPQATNWTTVVPETPGHHIARLEVFDDFLAINVDHDAVRSVRVFRRADATEIPVPQPAGVSVMEMVEEEPANRDPAATRVQLRLSAPNLPFAFHDFDTRTGALSLVRKSPAWDWFDPAAYEVRRIAATAPDGEAIPVTLMYRKDLLKAGGNPALITAYGAYGISNVPRFKDTWISLIDRGFVYAIAHVRGGRDKGRRWYDQGRMLNKRNSFTDFIAVTEGLTAQGFADPKRMFAYGASAGGMLVGAVVNMRPDLYAGIVAEVPAMDIASTMTDPRLPLTTLEYEEWGNPAIEEQYRYMLSYSPYDNVSAQAYPPAFVIAGLQDSLVGVHEPAKWVARLRATKTDRKEILFVTNLSAGHGGTSGRFGTVEIDARVKAWLIGLAATSGEAARE; encoded by the coding sequence ATGGTCCGCGGACTGACCGGTTTGTGTGCGTGCCTGATCGCGCTGGTCCTGGCCGATTCTGGACCGGCGGCGGCGCAATCCGCGCGTCCGCCGCTCGCCGCAACCGCGCCGCCGGTCGCCAGGAAGGTGCCGCACGTCGTCGAGGCATTCGGGCGCCGCCGTGTGGACGATTACGACTGGATGCGCAACACGCGCGACCTGCTCCCCTACCTGGTGGCGGAGAACGCCTATGCGGACGCGCGCCTTGCACGTCTGCGGCCTTTGATCGAAAAGCTCGAGGCCGAGGGGAGCCGGCGCGCCGACGACAGCGAGGAAACTCCCGACTTTGCCGAGAACGGCTACGTCTACCAGCGGCGCACGGCCGCCGGTGCGCGGTTTCCCGTGATGACCCGGCGCAAGGAGGGCTCCGATGCGGCGCCGCAAGTGGTGCTCGACATCGAAAGCCTTGGCGCCGGACACCAACAGTACGATCTCAACGGCTTCGCCATGAGTCCGGACGGCAACCTGGTTGCCTTCGCGGTCGACTTCACCGGCGGCCGGCAGCATCAGCTCTTCATCCGCGACATCGCGACCGGGGAGGTCCGCGCGACCGCAATCGCCAACGCGGACTCCGAGCTGGCCTTCTCCACGGATTCAAAGCAGCTGTTCTATCTGCGCACGGAAGCCGGCACCGTGCGCGCAAACCAGTTGTGGCGCCATACCGTCGGCACCGACGCGTCGGCCGACAAGCTCCTCTATGAGGAGGCCGACCCGACCTACGAGCTGCATCTGGAAAAGAGCAAGTCGGGCCGCTTCATCCTGCTGACCAGCGCGACCCAGCGGAGCAGCGAGGTCCGCACCCTCAGCGCCGACCGGCCGGATGACCCGCTGACCGTCATGGAGCCGCGCCGGCGCGGCGTCTTCTATGTGGCGGATCATGTCGCGGACCGGTTCTACATCCGCACCAACCTGGGCGCGCCCGATTTCCGCGTGGTCGTGGCGCCGGAAGCGGAGCCCCAGGCAACGAATTGGACGACGGTCGTGCCGGAGACGCCCGGGCACCACATCGCGCGCCTCGAAGTGTTCGACGACTTTCTCGCCATCAACGTGGATCACGACGCGGTGCGATCCGTCCGCGTGTTCCGCCGCGCCGACGCGACTGAAATTCCCGTTCCGCAACCGGCCGGCGTCAGCGTCATGGAAATGGTCGAGGAGGAGCCGGCCAACCGCGACCCCGCTGCCACGCGCGTGCAGTTGCGCCTTTCAGCGCCGAATCTCCCCTTCGCTTTCCACGATTTCGATACCCGCACCGGCGCGCTATCGCTGGTCAGGAAGTCTCCCGCCTGGGACTGGTTCGATCCGGCCGCCTACGAGGTTCGGCGCATCGCCGCGACCGCCCCCGACGGGGAAGCCATTCCGGTCACGCTGATGTACCGCAAGGACCTCCTGAAGGCGGGCGGGAATCCGGCGTTGATCACCGCCTACGGCGCCTATGGCATCAGCAACGTGCCGCGTTTCAAGGATACCTGGATCAGCCTGATCGATCGCGGCTTCGTCTATGCGATCGCCCATGTGCGCGGCGGCCGCGACAAGGGACGCCGCTGGTACGACCAGGGCCGGATGCTGAACAAGCGCAATTCCTTCACGGATTTCATCGCGGTCACGGAAGGCTTGACCGCGCAGGGGTTCGCCGACCCGAAACGGATGTTCGCGTATGGCGCGAGCGCCGGCGGAATGCTGGTCGGCGCCGTCGTCAACATGCGGCCGGACCTCTATGCCGGCATCGTGGCGGAAGTGCCGGCGATGGATATCGCGAGCACGATGACGGATCCGCGCCTGCCGCTGACCACGCTGGAATACGAGGAGTGGGGCAACCCGGCGATCGAGGAGCAGTATCGCTACATGCTGTCCTATTCGCCGTACGACAACGTGTCGGCGCAGGCCTATCCGCCCGCGTTCGTCATCGCCGGCCTGCAGGACAGCCTGGTCGGCGTGCACGAGCCGGCCAAGTGGGTCGCGCGGCTGCGCGCCACCAAAACCGACCGTAAGGAGATCCTGTTCGTGACCAACCTGTCGGCGGGCCACGGCGGCACGTCGGGACGCTTCGGTACGGTGGAAATCGACGCGCGGGTGAAGGCCTGGCTGATCGGGCTGGCAGCGACGTCCGGTGAAGCCGCACGGGAGTGA
- a CDS encoding cytochrome P460 family protein — MKAKFLAALAVGGLAASAIAVRAANDQFTFPDNYAKGVEYLSVDKPNKQVHVFYAPQAAIDAAKAGKPMPEGTVFTGVHYNAKLDAQGNPEKDANGRFIKADLRQYAVMRKEKGWGGEYPADKKNGDWEYRIFTKDHQWNDKVAATVCLDCHLPKAGQDFVWSYDDLKKAK; from the coding sequence ATGAAGGCCAAGTTTCTGGCGGCACTTGCGGTGGGCGGGCTCGCGGCATCGGCGATCGCGGTCCGGGCGGCGAACGACCAGTTCACGTTTCCGGACAATTACGCGAAGGGCGTCGAATACCTGAGCGTCGACAAGCCGAACAAGCAGGTGCACGTCTTCTACGCGCCGCAGGCCGCGATCGACGCCGCCAAGGCCGGCAAGCCGATGCCCGAAGGCACGGTGTTCACCGGCGTGCACTACAACGCCAAGCTCGATGCGCAGGGCAATCCCGAGAAGGATGCGAACGGCCGCTTCATCAAGGCGGACCTGCGCCAGTACGCCGTGATGCGCAAGGAAAAGGGCTGGGGCGGCGAATATCCCGCCGACAAGAAGAACGGCGATTGGGAATACCGCATCTTCACCAAGGACCATCAGTGGAACGACAAGGTCGCGGCCACCGTCTGCCTCGACTGCCACCTGCCGAAGGCGGGCCAGGATTTCGTGTGGTCCTACGATGACCTGAAGAAGGCGAAGTGA
- a CDS encoding VOC family protein encodes MPRVVGIDHLVLSVSDLARSKKYYTKVLGFLGFKLKHDMGDFAGWSNGKTLFWIAQADGADSAGRQRKHRKGDIGFHHYAFELDSRKAVDALGAFLEEHGLAVADPPDTYNGDDQYYAVFFNDPDGMRLEAMHYGPAQRPRKKPAKKR; translated from the coding sequence ATGCCCCGCGTCGTCGGCATCGATCATCTGGTGTTGAGCGTCAGCGATCTCGCGCGCTCGAAAAAATATTACACGAAGGTGCTCGGCTTTCTCGGCTTCAAGCTGAAGCACGACATGGGCGATTTTGCCGGCTGGAGTAACGGCAAGACGCTGTTCTGGATCGCGCAGGCCGACGGCGCCGACAGCGCGGGGCGCCAGCGCAAACACCGCAAGGGCGATATCGGTTTTCACCACTATGCGTTCGAGCTCGACAGCCGCAAGGCGGTGGATGCGCTCGGCGCATTTCTGGAAGAGCACGGCTTGGCCGTGGCCGATCCGCCCGACACCTACAACGGCGACGATCAGTATTACGCGGTGTTCTTCAACGATCCCGATGGCATGCGCCTCGAGGCCATGCACTACGGGCCGGCGCAGCGACCGCGGAAGAAGCCGGCAAAGAAGCGCTAA